A genomic region of Desulfonatronum thiodismutans contains the following coding sequences:
- a CDS encoding GspE/PulE family protein, with the protein MDSSSSPTPPRPTPACDAQALFNSVVERIYLADRFHDLLPDIEGSLLQLLRAERLTVYQRLRAEQVIVSKFKSGDEIKEIRVPLSPTSIAGYVALNQVSLLIKDVYDTEDLHRIHPALRFNMAFDQRTGFRSRSMVVVPIIHRGVGLGVVQLLNCTAGASFTEVDLRNASKLATILGQKFSSEFQGTNGPFEHLVLKNRISSDRLEQFCRRAVEEGVDVCTLLINEAGLRSDEVGHSMERFYQVPFHAHDPNLTPSLDLVRHVSVDYLRNQNWIPLSGSADEVVILIDNPSDMQRITEIQKIVRAERYVFRIGLPGDIHRYLGQDLQDKDEADISDLVVRLEEEGGTYELAEQADDGLSENTATVIQLVNKLILEAHRQNASDIHIEPEKGAAPAMVRFRVDGLCRPALRIPASHIRAVIARIKVMSGLDISERRKPQDGKCLVRLARTPLELRVVTMPTVNGESAVLRLLAASQALPLERLALSSWNMDQTLELTSRPHGIFLVVGPTGSGKTTTLHAVLGHINKPDRKIWTAEDPVEITQPGLQQLQVQPKIGVTFASALRSFLRADPDVIMIGEMRDPETAQAGVEASLTGHLVFSTLHTNSAPETLVRLLDLGIDPISFSDALLSVLAQRLLRTLCEKCKVPYTPSSEELQAMVHHYGEEYAQELGLTDDPPTLHRAAGCSVCGNSGYKGRMGIHELLVGTPEIRALLAGKAGAAELRRQAMAQGMRTLMQDGIQKVLRGWSDFDQVRRIAV; encoded by the coding sequence ATGGACAGCTCCTCCTCTCCAACGCCCCCGCGACCGACACCCGCTTGCGACGCTCAGGCGTTGTTCAACTCCGTGGTGGAAAGGATCTACCTGGCGGACCGTTTCCATGATCTGCTGCCGGACATCGAAGGCTCTTTGCTCCAGCTCCTGCGTGCTGAGCGCTTGACCGTCTACCAGCGTCTGCGCGCCGAACAGGTGATCGTCTCCAAATTCAAGAGCGGCGACGAGATCAAGGAAATCCGCGTCCCGCTCTCACCCACTTCCATTGCCGGATATGTGGCCTTGAACCAAGTCTCTTTGCTGATCAAGGACGTCTACGACACCGAGGATCTGCATCGGATTCATCCCGCGCTGCGCTTCAACATGGCCTTTGATCAGCGCACTGGTTTCCGGAGCCGATCCATGGTGGTGGTTCCCATCATCCATAGGGGCGTCGGACTGGGCGTAGTCCAGCTCTTGAATTGCACTGCCGGAGCGTCCTTCACAGAAGTCGATCTGCGCAACGCCTCGAAGCTGGCGACCATTTTGGGGCAGAAATTTTCCTCGGAGTTCCAGGGAACCAACGGCCCCTTCGAGCATCTGGTCTTGAAGAATCGCATATCCAGTGATCGGCTCGAACAGTTTTGCCGCCGTGCTGTTGAAGAAGGCGTGGATGTCTGCACGCTGCTGATCAATGAGGCCGGGCTGCGGTCCGATGAAGTTGGGCATTCCATGGAGCGGTTCTACCAAGTGCCCTTTCACGCCCATGATCCGAACCTGACCCCGTCCCTGGATCTGGTACGGCATGTTTCCGTTGACTATCTGCGTAATCAGAACTGGATTCCCCTGTCCGGAAGCGCGGACGAGGTCGTGATTCTCATCGACAATCCGTCGGACATGCAGCGAATTACTGAAATCCAAAAGATTGTCCGGGCTGAACGGTATGTCTTCCGTATTGGGCTGCCCGGAGACATTCACCGTTATCTTGGACAGGATCTCCAGGATAAGGACGAGGCGGACATTTCTGACCTCGTCGTCCGGCTGGAGGAGGAAGGAGGAACCTACGAATTGGCTGAACAGGCGGACGACGGACTGAGTGAAAACACGGCCACGGTGATCCAGTTGGTCAACAAACTGATTTTGGAAGCCCATCGTCAGAATGCCTCGGACATCCATATCGAGCCGGAGAAGGGTGCCGCTCCGGCCATGGTCCGTTTTCGCGTGGACGGTTTGTGCCGTCCCGCCCTGCGGATACCGGCCAGCCATATACGGGCGGTCATCGCCCGGATCAAGGTCATGTCCGGGCTGGATATCTCAGAGCGGCGTAAGCCACAGGACGGAAAATGTCTCGTCCGCCTGGCCCGAACGCCTCTGGAACTGCGTGTGGTGACCATGCCCACGGTGAACGGAGAAAGCGCCGTATTGCGGCTCTTGGCCGCGAGCCAGGCCTTGCCTTTGGAGAGACTGGCCCTGTCTTCATGGAACATGGATCAAACCCTGGAGCTGACTTCACGGCCTCACGGCATTTTTCTGGTGGTCGGCCCCACCGGCTCGGGCAAGACCACGACCCTGCATGCGGTTCTTGGACATATCAACAAGCCGGACCGGAAGATCTGGACCGCCGAAGATCCTGTGGAGATCACCCAACCGGGTTTGCAACAACTTCAGGTCCAGCCCAAAATCGGCGTGACCTTTGCTTCGGCGCTGCGTTCGTTCCTGCGAGCCGATCCGGACGTGATCATGATCGGCGAAATGCGGGACCCGGAAACGGCCCAAGCCGGGGTAGAGGCGTCGCTCACCGGTCACCTGGTCTTCTCAACCCTGCACACCAATTCAGCGCCGGAAACCCTGGTCCGACTACTGGACCTGGGCATCGATCCCATTAGCTTTTCCGACGCCCTGTTGAGCGTTCTCGCGCAACGATTGCTGCGTACGCTCTGCGAAAAGTGCAAGGTTCCCTACACGCCCTCTTCCGAGGAGCTGCAGGCGATGGTCCATCACTACGGCGAGGAGTATGCCCAAGAGTTGGGCTTGACCGACGATCCGCCAACCTTGCATCGGGCGGCGGGCTGCTCCGTGTGTGGAAATTCCGGATACAAAGGACGCATGGGAATCCATGAGCTTCTGGTGGGTACTCCGGAAATCCGCGCATTGCTGGCAGGCAAGGCCGGAGCGGCGGAACTGCGCCGTCAGGCCATGGCTCAGGGCATGCGCACCCTGATGCAGGACGGGATTCAAAAAGTTCTGCGGGGCTGGAGCGATTTTGATCAGGTTCGGAGGATTGCGGTGTGA
- a CDS encoding F0F1 ATP synthase subunit epsilon yields MAKTIHLEIVTPDRKLLSEDVEFVGAPGYNGEFGILPDHAPFLSALGVGSLHYNKDGRKHWIFLSGGFAEVSSNKVSVLAEVAERAEEIDLERARKAKERAENRLVEQKAQIDFARSQAALHRALARMKTRNLAV; encoded by the coding sequence ATGGCCAAGACCATACACTTGGAAATCGTCACTCCCGACCGGAAGCTCCTTAGCGAGGACGTCGAGTTTGTCGGTGCTCCGGGGTACAACGGCGAGTTCGGCATCCTGCCGGACCACGCACCCTTTCTGTCGGCCCTGGGCGTCGGCAGTCTGCACTACAACAAGGACGGGCGAAAGCACTGGATTTTTCTCTCCGGCGGCTTTGCCGAAGTTTCCTCAAACAAGGTGAGCGTCCTGGCGGAAGTGGCTGAACGGGCCGAGGAGATCGACCTGGAGCGGGCCAGAAAGGCCAAGGAACGGGCCGAAAATCGGCTTGTCGAGCAAAAGGCCCAGATCGACTTTGCCAGATCCCAGGCCGCACTCCATCGCGCCCTGGCCCGGATGAAGACACGCAATCTGGCTGTATAG
- the atpD gene encoding F0F1 ATP synthase subunit beta — protein sequence MSELMEGKVAQVIGPVVDVAFPEGKLPNILSALEIYNANNEDAPDLVVEVAQHLGNNLVRCIAMDATDGLVRGNVAKATGKPIMIPVGQPALGRIMNVVGRPVDELGPIDSTKMMPIHRAAPSFTEQSTKVELLETGVKVIDLLIPFPKGGKIGMFGGAGVGKTVILMEMINNIAKQHGGISVFAGVGERTREGNDLYHEMKDAGVIEKAVLIYGQMNEPPGARARVALTALASAEYFRDEEGQDVLLFVDNIFRFTQAGSEVSALLGRMPSAVGYQPTLGTDLGELQERITSTTKGSITSVQAVYVPADDLTDPAPATTFAHLNGTIVLSRQIAELGIYPAVDPLDSTSSILDPLVLGNEHYDTARQLQMILQKYKDLQDIIAILGMDELSDEDKLTVSRARKIQRFLSQPFFVAAQFTGKEGRYVKLEDTIRGFKEIIEGKHDEISEQAFYMVGTIEEALENAKNF from the coding sequence ATGAGTGAACTTATGGAAGGAAAGGTGGCGCAAGTCATTGGGCCAGTCGTGGACGTGGCCTTTCCGGAAGGAAAGTTGCCCAACATTTTAAGTGCGTTGGAAATTTACAACGCCAACAACGAAGATGCTCCCGACCTGGTGGTCGAAGTGGCACAGCACCTTGGAAACAACTTGGTCCGCTGCATCGCCATGGACGCGACTGACGGTCTGGTTCGAGGCAACGTGGCCAAGGCCACCGGCAAGCCGATCATGATTCCCGTGGGTCAGCCTGCTCTTGGCCGGATCATGAACGTGGTCGGTCGTCCAGTGGATGAACTCGGCCCCATTGACTCAACAAAGATGATGCCCATCCACCGTGCGGCACCCAGCTTCACCGAGCAGAGCACCAAGGTTGAACTGCTGGAAACCGGCGTAAAGGTCATTGACTTGCTGATCCCCTTTCCCAAAGGCGGCAAGATTGGCATGTTCGGCGGCGCCGGCGTGGGCAAGACCGTTATCTTGATGGAGATGATCAACAACATCGCCAAGCAGCACGGCGGCATTTCCGTGTTCGCCGGTGTTGGCGAGCGGACACGTGAAGGGAACGACCTGTACCATGAAATGAAGGACGCCGGGGTTATCGAGAAAGCCGTGTTGATCTACGGCCAGATGAACGAGCCTCCAGGAGCCCGGGCCCGCGTCGCCCTGACTGCTTTGGCTTCTGCTGAATACTTCCGCGACGAGGAAGGTCAGGACGTGCTCCTCTTCGTGGACAACATCTTCCGGTTTACCCAGGCCGGTTCCGAGGTTTCCGCGCTTCTTGGCCGGATGCCCTCCGCCGTCGGTTACCAGCCGACTCTGGGCACGGACCTTGGAGAACTCCAGGAGCGGATCACCTCCACCACCAAGGGTTCCATCACATCGGTGCAGGCCGTATACGTCCCCGCCGACGACTTGACCGACCCCGCGCCGGCAACCACCTTCGCCCACTTGAACGGAACCATCGTTCTTTCCCGACAGATCGCGGAACTGGGCATTTATCCGGCGGTGGATCCGCTGGACTCCACGTCCAGCATTCTGGACCCGCTGGTTCTGGGCAACGAGCACTACGACACCGCTCGGCAGTTGCAGATGATCCTTCAGAAGTACAAGGATCTGCAGGACATCATCGCCATTCTGGGCATGGACGAACTGTCCGACGAAGACAAGCTCACCGTCTCTCGCGCCCGGAAAATTCAGCGCTTCCTGTCCCAACCTTTCTTCGTCGCCGCGCAGTTCACCGGCAAGGAAGGCCGCTACGTGAAGCTTGAAGACACCATTCGCGGATTCAAGGAAATCATCGAAGGCAAGCACGATGAGATTTCTGAACAGGCCTTCTACATGGTCGGCACCATTGAGGAAGCGTTGGAAAACGCGAAGAACTTCTAA
- a CDS encoding F0F1 ATP synthase subunit gamma yields MASLKDIQRKIGGVKKTKQITKAMNMVASAKLRKAQQRIEQFRPYADKFYEMLTDLSGRTDASAHPLLEVREEIKKVVIVLITADRGLCGSFNVNLITKARKLAAEKEAAGKEVEIVCVGKKGRDVMRKQSWPIRADHVNVMNTFDFTLGAELGTSLMNGYLNHEFDEVIIVFGKFISFAKQEVVSLRVLPIASETAEVEEAQGPASEYIYEPSVEGILAELLPRFVNVQIYRGLLDTNASEHAARMRAMDNATKNCDELSKSLTLVYNKARQSAITTELMDIVGGAEALKSA; encoded by the coding sequence ATGGCTTCTTTGAAGGACATTCAGCGCAAGATCGGCGGGGTCAAGAAAACCAAGCAGATCACCAAGGCCATGAACATGGTGGCCTCGGCGAAATTGCGCAAGGCTCAGCAACGCATTGAGCAATTCAGGCCATATGCGGACAAGTTCTACGAGATGCTCACGGATTTGAGCGGCCGCACGGACGCCTCGGCTCACCCGTTGCTTGAGGTGCGCGAGGAAATCAAGAAGGTCGTGATCGTCCTGATCACTGCTGACCGCGGACTGTGCGGCAGCTTCAACGTCAACCTGATCACCAAGGCCCGCAAGTTGGCGGCGGAAAAGGAAGCCGCCGGCAAAGAAGTGGAGATCGTCTGCGTCGGCAAAAAGGGACGGGACGTGATGCGCAAGCAGTCGTGGCCCATCCGTGCGGATCACGTCAACGTGATGAACACTTTCGACTTCACTCTGGGCGCGGAACTTGGCACAAGTCTGATGAACGGTTACTTGAACCACGAGTTCGATGAAGTGATCATCGTCTTCGGGAAGTTCATCAGCTTCGCCAAGCAGGAAGTCGTCTCCCTGCGCGTTTTGCCCATCGCTTCGGAAACAGCCGAGGTGGAGGAAGCTCAGGGCCCCGCCAGCGAGTATATTTACGAACCGTCGGTGGAAGGCATTCTCGCCGAATTGCTGCCCCGGTTCGTGAACGTGCAGATATACAGGGGACTTCTGGATACGAACGCCAGCGAACATGCCGCTCGGATGCGGGCCATGGACAACGCGACGAAAAATTGTGACGAATTGTCGAAATCTTTGACATTGGTCTATAACAAGGCCAGGCAAAGCGCCATTACCACGGAGCTGATGGATATCGTCGGCGGCGCTGAAGCTCTGAAATCAGCCTAA
- the atpA gene encoding F0F1 ATP synthase subunit alpha: MQIKADEISKIIESQIQNYEQRVEMSETGVVLSVGDGIARVYGVENAMAMELLEFTGGVYGMVLNLEEDNVGVALLGEVTNIKEGDTVKRTGRIFSVPVGDAVVGRVIDPLGNPLDGLGPIEAKEIRKVEIKAPGIVARKSVHEPMYTGLKAVDAMTPIGRGQRELVIGDRQIGKTALCLDAILAQKESDIHCFYVAIGQKKSTVALVVDTLRKYGAMEYTTVISATASEPASLQYIAAYSGCTMAEYYRDSGKHSLIIYDDLSKQAVAYRQMSLLLRRPPGREAFPGDIFYNHSRLLERSAKVNDAMGAGSLTALPIIETQAGDVSAYIPTNVISITDGQVYLEPSLFYAGVRPAINVGLSVSRVGGAAQIKAMKQVAGTLRLDLAQYRELAAFAQFGSDLDKSTQQRLNRGMRLVELLKQPQYQPMNAAEQVISLYAGTRGLMDDLPVSAVAKFETELLEYMRNQRADILDAIKTKQALDADLEAKLREAIETMKKTFQAE, encoded by the coding sequence ATGCAGATTAAAGCAGATGAAATCAGCAAAATTATTGAGAGCCAGATTCAGAATTACGAACAGCGCGTTGAAATGAGCGAAACAGGCGTCGTCCTCTCAGTGGGTGACGGCATCGCTCGCGTCTACGGCGTTGAAAACGCCATGGCCATGGAGCTGCTGGAATTCACCGGCGGCGTGTACGGCATGGTGCTGAACCTGGAAGAGGACAACGTCGGCGTCGCGCTGTTGGGCGAAGTCACGAACATTAAGGAAGGCGACACGGTCAAACGGACCGGGCGGATCTTTTCCGTACCCGTCGGCGACGCGGTGGTCGGCCGGGTCATCGACCCCTTGGGAAATCCGCTGGACGGCCTGGGACCCATCGAAGCCAAGGAAATCCGGAAAGTTGAAATCAAGGCTCCCGGCATCGTGGCTCGGAAGTCCGTTCACGAGCCCATGTACACCGGCCTGAAGGCCGTGGACGCCATGACCCCCATCGGCCGCGGACAGCGCGAGTTGGTCATCGGCGACCGCCAGATCGGGAAAACGGCCCTCTGCCTGGATGCCATTCTGGCCCAGAAGGAAAGCGACATCCACTGCTTTTACGTGGCCATCGGCCAGAAGAAGTCCACCGTCGCCCTGGTCGTAGACACCCTGCGCAAATACGGTGCCATGGAATACACCACGGTTATCTCCGCCACGGCTTCCGAACCGGCCTCTCTGCAGTACATCGCGGCATACTCCGGTTGCACCATGGCTGAATACTATAGGGACAGCGGCAAACACTCCCTGATTATTTACGACGACCTTTCCAAGCAGGCCGTCGCCTACCGCCAGATGTCCCTGCTGCTGCGTCGTCCTCCAGGACGTGAAGCCTTCCCCGGCGACATCTTCTACAACCACTCCCGTCTGCTGGAGCGCTCCGCCAAGGTAAACGACGCAATGGGTGCCGGCTCCCTCACCGCTCTGCCGATCATTGAAACCCAGGCCGGCGACGTCTCCGCTTACATCCCGACCAACGTCATCTCCATTACCGACGGTCAGGTCTACTTGGAGCCCAGCCTGTTCTACGCGGGCGTTCGTCCGGCCATCAACGTCGGGCTGTCCGTCTCTCGCGTGGGCGGCGCCGCTCAGATCAAGGCCATGAAGCAGGTCGCCGGAACATTGCGCCTGGATTTGGCCCAGTATCGTGAACTGGCCGCCTTTGCCCAGTTCGGCTCCGACCTGGACAAATCCACGCAGCAGCGCCTGAACCGTGGCATGCGGCTCGTGGAACTGCTGAAGCAGCCACAGTATCAGCCGATGAACGCTGCCGAGCAGGTTATTTCCTTGTACGCCGGCACCCGCGGGCTGATGGATGATCTGCCGGTGTCCGCGGTGGCCAAATTCGAGACCGAACTGCTGGAATACATGCGCAATCAGCGCGCTGACATTCTGGACGCCATCAAAACCAAGCAGGCCCTGGACGCGGATCTTGAAGCCAAACTGCGTGAAGCCATCGAGACGATGAAGAAGACCTTTCAGGCTGAATAA
- the atpH gene encoding ATP synthase F1 subunit delta — MIGNIVARRYARALFSLGVAQGDAELVAYGKDLTGLAKALNESPQLDRIFRNPVFKVEEKKAVVNAILSKIKAKQMIVNFCYLLADNNRLGFLADIQAYYAELLDEHQGVARGRMTTAINLEPEIQKKLKKSLEEKTSRQLILDYAVDPGILGGLVLKIGDRVLDASLRAQLVAMKETIKRGE, encoded by the coding sequence TTGATTGGAAACATCGTGGCGCGCAGATACGCCCGGGCTCTTTTCTCCTTGGGCGTGGCCCAGGGAGACGCTGAACTTGTCGCTTACGGCAAGGACCTCACCGGGCTGGCGAAGGCATTGAACGAGTCGCCGCAATTAGACCGCATATTTCGCAATCCAGTCTTCAAGGTTGAAGAAAAGAAGGCTGTGGTCAACGCGATTCTTTCAAAGATCAAGGCCAAGCAGATGATCGTCAACTTCTGTTACCTGCTGGCGGACAACAACAGACTAGGGTTTCTGGCGGACATCCAGGCCTACTACGCCGAGTTGCTGGATGAGCACCAGGGTGTGGCCCGAGGCCGGATGACCACGGCCATCAACCTGGAGCCGGAAATCCAGAAAAAGCTTAAGAAATCGCTGGAGGAAAAGACCAGCCGCCAGTTGATTCTCGATTATGCCGTGGACCCGGGAATTTTGGGGGGACTCGTGCTGAAGATTGGGGACAGGGTACTGGATGCCAGCCTTCGGGCCCAACTGGTCGCGATGAAAGAAACCATCAAGAGGGGTGAGTAA
- the atpF gene encoding F0F1 ATP synthase subunit B: protein MKRITICWITFAMVLVSVGAAWAAGEAGDMAKWKDFMWRVINFIIFVGILYWAAGKRIGQLLTSRREKIRDDLIDLDQRRTDADKKLQEVEAQIKDLDAERERVLADFQSQGEALKQTIIAQAHEKAAQIKAQAETAATLEYKQATERLREELADMVVETAEKMIQSQLTKEGHEKLIQQSLTRVVLH from the coding sequence TTGAAACGCATTACGATCTGTTGGATCACGTTTGCTATGGTGCTCGTGAGCGTCGGAGCGGCCTGGGCGGCCGGCGAAGCGGGCGACATGGCCAAGTGGAAGGATTTCATGTGGCGGGTGATCAACTTCATCATCTTCGTCGGGATCCTTTACTGGGCCGCCGGAAAGCGCATCGGCCAGCTGCTCACCTCCCGGCGGGAGAAAATTCGGGACGATCTCATCGACCTGGATCAACGCCGCACCGATGCCGACAAAAAATTGCAAGAAGTCGAAGCCCAGATCAAGGATCTGGACGCCGAGCGCGAAAGGGTGCTTGCCGACTTCCAGAGCCAGGGAGAGGCGCTGAAGCAGACCATCATCGCCCAGGCGCATGAAAAAGCGGCGCAGATCAAGGCCCAGGCCGAAACAGCCGCAACCCTGGAGTACAAACAGGCTACGGAACGACTCCGCGAGGAACTGGCCGACATGGTCGTGGAAACCGCCGAGAAAATGATCCAGAGTCAGTTGACCAAGGAAGGCCATGAAAAATTGATCCAACAATCCTTAACAAGGGTGGTGCTGCATTGA